CCCGAAGAAGTAGCCCGGAGTACCACGGGAGACGCCAGCGGCCGCGCCGACGTCGGTAAGACTTGTTGCCTCATAGCCTTGGGCTGCGAAGAGCCGCTCGGCGGCGTCCAGGATGGCGGCGCGGCTACGGGCGGCGTTCCGCTCTTTTTCGGCTCGCTGGCGCATAGCTGTCTCCATGGTGGTACTCTTGCTTGTCGTTCAGCAAGTTATCTACAGGATGCTATCGGCACAAGCGGTCCCACCAGGCGCCGCTGAGCCGGCTTCCTGCCGGCTCAGGCCGTCCGGCGCGCCAGCTCGAGCCCTGGCTCGATCTGCACCGCCTGCAGGTAGGCGTCCCGAGTCGCCGCTACCAGGCCGGCGGCGTTCCTGGGCGCCACCTTCCGGAAGCGCGGCAGAAACTCCTCCCACTGCACCAGTATGGTCCGTGCCCGGGCGCTCGCCGTCTTCTCCTCGTGCTCCCGGATCAGCCGCTTGAGCAGCTCGACGTCCTGCTCCTCCAGCTCGGCCAGCTCCACCATGTCGTGGTTCACTCGGCTGTCCAGCGTCCCGCCCTCGTCGAGCACGTAGGCCACCCCATTGGACATGCCCGCGCCGAAGTTCCGGCCCGCCCGTCCCAGCACCACCACGATGCCGGCCGTCATGTACTCGCAGCAGTGGTTGCCGGCGCCTTCGATCACCGCAACCGCTCCCGAATTCCGGACGGCGAACCGGTCACCGGCCTGTCCCGCGGCAAAGAGCTTCCCACCGGTGGCCCCGTAGAGCACCGTGTTGCCGATGATGAGATGGAGGTGCGATACGTCGGCGTAGGCCGCGCGGCGGAACGGGCGGATGATCAGCTCCCCGCCACTCAATCCCTTCCCGACGTAATCGTTGGCTTCGCCTTCGAGCTCGAGCTGCATGCCCCGGCAGGCGAAGGCGCCGAAGCTCTGCCCCGCGCTTCCGGTGAAGCGGAGCCGGACCGACCCCGCTGGCAGCCCCGCGTCGCCGTGCCGCTCCGCGATGGTGCCGGCCACCCGGCCACCCACGGCCAGGTGGTGGTTGGAGATCGGATAGTTCCCGGAGAACGGCAATCCACTCTCCAGGTAGGGAGCCAGCTCGGTCAGGATCTCCTCATCGAGTGAGATCAGACCGGGACGGTCGTTCCGCGGCGCGGTGCGCCGCAGGCACCCGGTGGGCCGGCGCGGCCGGCCGGCGTCGTCCGTCGGGGCCAGCAGCAGCGACAGGTCGAGCATCTGCGCCCGCGGGACCTCGGGCCGCTCGACCCGCCGGAGGAAGTCGTTCCGTCCGATGATCTCGTCCATGCTCCGGGCGCCCAGCGCCGCGAGGAACTGCCGGACCTCCTCCGCCAGCAGGGTGAAGTAGGTGATGACCTGCTCCGGTGTACCCTTGAACTTGGTGCGAAGGTCGGTTCGCTGGGTGGCGATGCCGGTGGGGCAGGTATTGATGTGGCATTGCCGGGCCATGGCGCAGCCCATGGCCACCAGAGGCGCCGTGCCGAATCCGTACGTCTCCGCACCCAGGAGGGCGGCGATCACCACGTCCCGACCGGTCTTGAGACCGCCGTCAGTGCGGACCTCGATCCGGTGGCGGAGTCCGTTCCGGACCAGCGTCGCCTGCGCCTCCGCCAATCCCAGCTCCCACGGCGAGCCGGCATGCTTGATGGAGGACAGCGGCGAGGCGCCGGTGCCTCCGTTGTGCCCGGCGATCAGCACGTAATCGGCGTAAGCCTTGGCCACCCCCGCCGCGACCGTGCCGACGCCGGTCTCGGCCACCAGCTTGACCCCGACCCGCGCCCGTGGGTTCACCGTCTTGAGGTCGTGGATCAGCTGGGCCAGGTCCTCGATCGAATAGATGTCGTGGTGCGGCGGCGGCGAGATCAGCTGAATGCCGGGCACCGCATGTCGCAACCGGGCGATGAGATCGGTCACCTTGTGCGCCGGGAGCTGGCCGCCTTCGCCGGGCTTGGCCCCCTGCACGATCTTGATCTCCAGCTCTTCCGCCCGCGTCAGGTACTCCGTGGTCACCCCGAACCGGGCGGACGCCACCTGTTTGATGCGGTTGTCGGCCCGGTCGCCGTTGCCCAGTCCGTGGTAGTGCTGCGGGTCCTCACCACCCTCACCGGAGTTGGAGCGCGCGCCCATCCGGTTCATCGCGATCGACAACGTCGCGTGGGCCTCGGGCGAGAGTGCGCCGAGCGACATCGCCGAGGAAATGAAGCGGCGGCGGATCTCCTCCGCCGGCTCGACCTCCTCCAGTGGCACCGGGGCACCCTCGCGCACGGCCAGGAGATCGCGCGGCCCGGCCGGCCGGCGGCCCCCGTTCTTCACCAGAAATCCCCCGTACGCGTCCTGGCCGTTGGCCTTCACCGCCTGCTGCAGGGCCACCACGATGGGCGGGGCCCATCCGTGATCCTCCCCGTCTTTCCGGAAGCGCACCCGGCCGTGGTCCGGCAACGAGACCTCCGCACCCTCGCCGTCGGGATAGGCGGCCCGATGGCGGGTCAGGACGTCCTCCGCGATCTCCTCGAAGCCGATGCCGCCGATTGGTGAGGCCGTGCCGGCGAAGCAGGTGGAGATGACTTCGTGTCCCAGCCCCAGCACCTCGAAGATCTGGGCGCCGCAGTAGGAGGAGAGCGTCGAGATGCCCATCTTCGAGAGGATCTTGAGCAGGCCTTTCTCGGCGGCGGAGCGGAATTGGGCTCGTCCCTCGGCAGGAGTCGGCCGGGGGGCGGCATCGCCCTCCTTCTCCCGGCGGGAGCGCTCTCGCTCTTCGCTGTACAACCCTTCGATCGTTGCCAAGGCCAGCCAGGGGTGGACCGCCTCCGCGCCATACCCGATGAGGGTGGCAAAGTGATGGATGTCGAAGGCATCGCCCGCCTCGGCCACCAGACCCACCCGCGCCCGGAGCCCGGTGTGCACCAGGTGCTGCCGCACGGCGCCGACCGCCAGCAGCATCGGGATCGGCGCGCGGCGCGCATCGGCGGCGCGGTCGCTGATCACCAGAATGCTGGCGCCCCGCCGGACCGCGCGCTCCGCCGCCCGTCGGAGCGCGGTGAGCGCCGGCCGAAGGCCGTCCACCCCTCGGGCCACGTCCCACACCGCGTCGATCGTGACGGTCGAGAAGCCGGCGACGTTGCGGAGCGCGGTCATCTCGTCGGCCGCCAGGATGGGATGCTCCAGACGGAGCATCCGCGCGTAGCTGGGACGCTCCAGCAGCGGAGACCCCCGCCGGCCGAGGTGCATGCGGAGCGACATCACCATCGCCTCGCGCAGCGAATCGATGGGCGGGTTGGTCACCTGGGCGAAGCGTTGCCGGAAGTAGGCGTACAGGCTCTGCGGCACCGCCGAGAGGGGCGGGATCGGCGTGTCGTCGCCCATGCTCCAGACCGGATCGCCGCCGGAGCTCCCCATCGGCTCCAGCACCAGCCGCAGATCTTCCGAGCCGTAGCCGAACGCGCGCTGGTCT
This Gemmatimonadales bacterium DNA region includes the following protein-coding sequences:
- the gltB gene encoding glutamate synthase large subunit is translated as MAATGQRIHPAGSRQHDQRHAASDPGGLLDPARERDACGVGFVAQASGTRSHEVIRMALDAVARVSHRGAASTDNSGDGAGLLTQIPHRLFYRDAYRLGLHLQPGLPFGVGAFFLPRDPHALGESVALIEAVLAGDGIPFLGWRDVPNNPDALGPTAKASCPVIRQVLVGRPAMAGDEEAWERALYLARREMERRASARNLPDFYVCSLSCRTIVYKALLTGTQLPAFFTDFRYPEYESAVAIFHQRYSTNTLPSWPLAQPFRLLAHNGEINTLWGNRNAMTMRQPMLASPVWGEKIERLREVIWRDGSDSASLDNAMELLVRSGRDVVHTSMMMVPQAWEKYSDVDPGVKAFYEYHQCVLEPWDGPAAIAFTDGVLVGASVDRNGLRPSRYKVRRDGLVVSGSEVGVVDLDPREVVECGKVGPGEVLVVDTRRGEVIRNPDAKRTVAARRPYARWVARYMATLVPDPARVPPVHAGEALIRDQRAFGYGSEDLRLVLEPMGSSGGDPVWSMGDDTPIPPLSAVPQSLYAYFRQRFAQVTNPPIDSLREAMVMSLRMHLGRRGSPLLERPSYARMLRLEHPILAADEMTALRNVAGFSTVTIDAVWDVARGVDGLRPALTALRRAAERAVRRGASILVISDRAADARRAPIPMLLAVGAVRQHLVHTGLRARVGLVAEAGDAFDIHHFATLIGYGAEAVHPWLALATIEGLYSEERERSRREKEGDAAPRPTPAEGRAQFRSAAEKGLLKILSKMGISTLSSYCGAQIFEVLGLGHEVISTCFAGTASPIGGIGFEEIAEDVLTRHRAAYPDGEGAEVSLPDHGRVRFRKDGEDHGWAPPIVVALQQAVKANGQDAYGGFLVKNGGRRPAGPRDLLAVREGAPVPLEEVEPAEEIRRRFISSAMSLGALSPEAHATLSIAMNRMGARSNSGEGGEDPQHYHGLGNGDRADNRIKQVASARFGVTTEYLTRAEELEIKIVQGAKPGEGGQLPAHKVTDLIARLRHAVPGIQLISPPPHHDIYSIEDLAQLIHDLKTVNPRARVGVKLVAETGVGTVAAGVAKAYADYVLIAGHNGGTGASPLSSIKHAGSPWELGLAEAQATLVRNGLRHRIEVRTDGGLKTGRDVVIAALLGAETYGFGTAPLVAMGCAMARQCHINTCPTGIATQRTDLRTKFKGTPEQVITYFTLLAEEVRQFLAALGARSMDEIIGRNDFLRRVERPEVPRAQMLDLSLLLAPTDDAGRPRRPTGCLRRTAPRNDRPGLISLDEEILTELAPYLESGLPFSGNYPISNHHLAVGGRVAGTIAERHGDAGLPAGSVRLRFTGSAGQSFGAFACRGMQLELEGEANDYVGKGLSGGELIIRPFRRAAYADVSHLHLIIGNTVLYGATGGKLFAAGQAGDRFAVRNSGAVAVIEGAGNHCCEYMTAGIVVVLGRAGRNFGAGMSNGVAYVLDEGGTLDSRVNHDMVELAELEEQDVELLKRLIREHEEKTASARARTILVQWEEFLPRFRKVAPRNAAGLVAATRDAYLQAVQIEPGLELARRTA